Proteins encoded by one window of Brevibacterium atlanticum:
- a CDS encoding sensor histidine kinase, producing MTTAIDGSSMSVPARVWRFLRGPRFIDLPIRLLALIMGLTILVPGSFEIAEPRYAAFLILAYGFIVLAAFLPLSIVIAATGLGMVFSQLYPDLENMYPEALILATAVLISRRRWIGFALGTVGLAAYLFASTQLGSYDAGFEGLTDLGYGWLTYALLGLSASFVEVRIRREIDRRERAAVDHQKTLDAMRARFTSDMHDTISHSLTTESAIIRTLAKETDSENAARLLAELSLVNAEATKRLRQLVTSLSTWEAESCTGDRRSSRIRFRAEAEQLTTAIEDGCTAGSVPLTTSLSPLPAYSSSMLGHHFRAVMLELATNVIRHSTPATPASIEVEMRGEDGDRAELVCRSINETPAALTQAPRSLTRRATAVGGRCRVATDEEERAVVEVALPVRFLAPSAGITSAGPSAGSASVTAAGTRAAVDSDAVMIDVIGDDVLSAPMNDSGASASAMDEGDQETVVERGLGGGPGHPSESTSEGGSITHGGDRPARDDSAGDRNTVDA from the coding sequence ATGACTACAGCGATCGACGGCTCGAGCATGAGCGTTCCGGCCCGCGTGTGGCGGTTCCTCAGAGGACCGCGCTTCATCGACCTGCCGATCCGACTGTTGGCGCTGATCATGGGCCTGACCATCCTCGTGCCCGGGTCGTTCGAGATCGCCGAACCCCGCTACGCCGCGTTCCTCATCCTCGCCTACGGGTTCATCGTCCTCGCCGCATTCCTGCCGCTTTCCATCGTCATCGCGGCGACCGGGCTCGGCATGGTGTTCTCCCAGCTCTACCCGGACCTGGAGAACATGTACCCCGAGGCGCTCATCCTCGCCACGGCGGTCCTCATCAGCCGTCGCCGCTGGATCGGGTTCGCGCTCGGCACCGTGGGGCTGGCCGCCTACCTCTTCGCCTCCACTCAGCTGGGGTCCTATGACGCGGGATTCGAGGGATTGACCGACCTCGGCTACGGCTGGCTGACCTACGCTCTGCTTGGTCTCTCTGCCAGCTTCGTCGAGGTGCGGATCCGGCGCGAGATCGACCGGAGGGAACGTGCCGCAGTCGACCACCAGAAGACTCTCGACGCGATGCGTGCACGGTTCACCAGCGATATGCACGATACGATCTCGCACTCCCTGACCACCGAATCCGCGATCATCCGCACCTTGGCCAAGGAGACCGACTCGGAGAACGCCGCGCGACTGCTCGCCGAGCTCTCGCTCGTCAATGCCGAAGCGACCAAGAGACTGCGCCAGCTGGTGACGAGTCTGAGCACATGGGAAGCCGAAAGCTGCACCGGGGATCGGCGCAGCTCCCGCATCCGCTTCCGCGCCGAGGCCGAGCAGCTGACGACCGCGATCGAAGACGGCTGCACGGCCGGCTCCGTGCCGCTGACGACCAGTCTGTCGCCGCTGCCGGCATATTCCTCGAGCATGCTGGGACACCATTTCCGCGCCGTCATGCTCGAGCTGGCCACGAACGTCATCCGCCACTCCACTCCGGCCACTCCCGCCTCGATCGAGGTCGAGATGCGCGGCGAGGACGGCGACCGGGCTGAGCTGGTCTGCCGCAGCATCAACGAAACCCCCGCCGCACTCACTCAGGCACCGCGATCACTGACCCGACGTGCGACCGCGGTGGGCGGGCGGTGCCGGGTCGCGACCGATGAGGAGGAGCGAGCCGTCGTCGAGGTGGCTCTGCCCGTCCGATTCCTCGCGCCGTCGGCGGGGATCACGTCCGCAGGTCCGTCCGCCGGGTCGGCGTCCGTGACGGCGGCTGGCACCCGTGCGGCGGTGGATTCGGACGCCGTGATGATCGACGTCATCGGTGACGACGTGCTGTCCGCGCCGATGAACGACAGTGGGGCTTCCGCCTCGGCGATGGACGAAGGAGACCAGGAGACAGTGGTCGAACGCGGCCTTGGAGGCGGACCGGGGCATCCCAGCGAGTCGACCAGCGAAGGCGGATCGATCACCCACGGCGGCGATCGGCCCGCCCGCGATGACTCCGCCGGCGATCGGAATACGGTCGACGCGTGA
- a CDS encoding response regulator transcription factor, translating to MTSILVVDDDSWTTRAVTAALRDAGDFAVLDPVHSGEEAVESFTAHRPDLVLMDVNMPPGMSGVDATGAILERDPDARVVLLTTVAPGPGIARGLEAGALAVVNKTAGEEELVSVVRAASAGESPELLKGLAEDISISGDHLPEAPLSAPQLTDRELELLTLLCQGHGYDEIAEAQFVTMYTVKSHAKNLRTKLGAKNLAQLVVRALQFKYYSPE from the coding sequence GTGACGTCGATCCTCGTCGTCGACGACGATTCCTGGACGACGCGCGCGGTCACCGCGGCGCTGCGGGACGCCGGCGACTTCGCCGTCCTCGACCCGGTCCACTCCGGCGAGGAGGCCGTCGAGTCCTTCACCGCGCACCGTCCCGACCTCGTGCTCATGGACGTCAACATGCCGCCGGGAATGAGCGGCGTCGACGCGACGGGGGCCATCCTCGAGCGCGACCCGGACGCCCGCGTGGTGCTGCTGACCACCGTGGCGCCCGGGCCGGGCATCGCCCGCGGACTCGAGGCCGGTGCACTCGCCGTGGTGAATAAGACGGCCGGCGAGGAAGAACTCGTTTCGGTCGTACGCGCCGCCTCGGCGGGGGAGTCGCCCGAACTGCTCAAAGGCCTGGCCGAGGACATCAGCATCAGCGGCGATCACCTGCCCGAGGCCCCGCTCTCCGCGCCGCAGCTGACCGACCGGGAGCTCGAGCTGCTCACCCTGCTCTGCCAGGGGCACGGCTACGACGAAATCGCCGAGGCGCAGTTCGTCACGATGTACACGGTGAAGTCGCACGCGAAGAACCTGCGCACCAAGCTGGGCGCGAAGAACCTCGCCCAGCTCGTCGTCCGCGCCCTTCAGTTCAAGTACTACTCACCGGAATAG
- a CDS encoding PucR family transcriptional regulator, which translates to MTDAASPRLSHLIRDTEGFLLPLTEATDDVVVTRVEFDFDLHADTPTLTGTVVLITEAVAGSGHLDALIETHRGAAALILSPGTHDHLTDAPANRQGESAPVLLERSPAVTWSEVLVHLRQLREGAASTLAWPDVDDLSALAAVIAETTGASITIEDPASRVLAHANLGDELDEIRRETILSGAIPGWRIAELEESGFLDTVRRSTDVVERPADGATPARSVIALRSEGELIGTIWAAYPESVAPESLREVLRDAARAALPVMLRTLRRSPFEKRIRREALGSILLGAADLGPAATLLALPFSGHYAALAFAEVAPEREPALRFHLRAAFADAVLAHDDRTGRLAVLVHIDGHFTAAEVKTRVLAALKRSLPSSGMLLFGVGCTVERLDHVHRAWKEAVDIVDALLSRGTRARGRAADTSHPPERGPAAERGHSPSGRDSSTVTAQAIGATADDVAAELIGLTAADALRAADSQLPTSGVGSQSPMSGTAPHTVHPPFGSSAVSPQISAPARALAAHDAEHNGQLLETLRVYFATVGNSAEASRRLHVHTNSLRHRLGRIEEITGLSTSERAERLWLELSVLVVDRETALGSERRGSERSGSERGGSTRP; encoded by the coding sequence ATGACAGACGCCGCGAGTCCCCGCCTGTCCCACTTGATCCGGGACACCGAGGGCTTCCTCCTGCCACTCACCGAGGCGACCGACGATGTCGTCGTCACCCGGGTCGAGTTCGACTTCGACCTGCACGCCGATACTCCGACGCTGACCGGCACCGTCGTGCTCATCACCGAGGCGGTCGCCGGCTCCGGCCATCTCGACGCGCTGATCGAAACCCACCGCGGGGCGGCGGCGCTGATCCTCTCGCCCGGAACCCACGATCACCTCACCGACGCCCCCGCGAATCGCCAGGGAGAGTCCGCACCGGTGCTCCTCGAACGGTCCCCGGCCGTGACGTGGTCCGAGGTGCTCGTCCATCTCCGCCAGCTCCGCGAGGGGGCCGCGAGCACTCTGGCCTGGCCTGATGTCGATGACCTCAGCGCGCTGGCCGCGGTCATCGCGGAAACGACGGGCGCATCGATCACCATCGAGGACCCGGCCTCCCGCGTCCTCGCCCATGCCAACCTCGGCGACGAGCTCGATGAGATCCGCCGCGAGACGATCCTCTCCGGTGCGATCCCGGGCTGGCGCATCGCCGAACTCGAGGAGTCCGGATTCCTCGACACCGTGCGCCGCTCGACCGACGTCGTCGAGCGTCCCGCCGACGGTGCGACCCCGGCACGGTCGGTGATCGCACTGCGCAGCGAGGGCGAGCTCATCGGCACGATCTGGGCCGCCTATCCGGAGTCCGTGGCTCCCGAATCGCTGCGTGAGGTGCTCCGCGACGCGGCCCGCGCGGCACTTCCGGTCATGCTGCGCACCCTGCGGCGCTCACCGTTCGAGAAGCGCATCCGCCGTGAAGCGCTTGGGTCGATCCTCCTCGGCGCCGCTGACCTGGGGCCGGCCGCGACGCTGCTCGCACTGCCCTTCTCCGGGCACTACGCGGCTCTCGCCTTCGCCGAGGTGGCCCCGGAGCGGGAACCGGCGCTGCGGTTCCATCTGCGTGCGGCCTTCGCCGATGCCGTCCTCGCTCACGACGACCGCACCGGCCGGCTCGCGGTGCTCGTCCACATCGACGGTCACTTCACCGCGGCCGAGGTCAAGACGCGTGTGCTCGCGGCGCTCAAGCGATCGCTGCCGTCGTCCGGGATGCTCCTCTTCGGGGTAGGGTGCACCGTCGAGAGACTCGATCATGTGCACCGGGCGTGGAAGGAGGCAGTCGACATCGTCGATGCGCTGCTCAGCCGCGGCACTCGGGCACGGGGCCGGGCGGCGGACACGAGCCATCCTCCGGAGCGGGGGCCGGCAGCGGAGCGGGGGCACTCACCCTCAGGCAGAGATTCGTCGACCGTCACCGCTCAGGCGATCGGTGCCACGGCCGATGACGTCGCCGCCGAGCTCATCGGACTCACGGCGGCCGACGCCCTCCGCGCCGCGGATTCGCAGCTCCCGACGAGCGGTGTGGGTTCACAGAGTCCGATGTCAGGCACCGCGCCGCATACGGTTCACCCACCGTTCGGGTCGTCTGCCGTGAGCCCGCAGATCTCGGCACCGGCGCGGGCGCTCGCCGCCCACGATGCGGAGCACAACGGGCAGCTGCTCGAGACGCTGCGGGTCTACTTCGCCACCGTCGGCAATTCCGCCGAGGCATCGCGCCGACTGCACGTGCACACGAACTCCCTGCGCCATCGACTCGGCCGGATCGAGGAGATCACCGGACTGTCGACCTCCGAACGTGCCGAAAGACTGTGGCTGGAACTCTCCGTCCTCGTCGTCGACAGGGAGACCGCTCTCGGCAGCGAACGACGCGGCAGCGAACGCAGCGGCAGCGAACGAGGCGGCAGCACACGACCCTGA
- a CDS encoding type III PLP-dependent enzyme domain-containing protein: MMHTRHDASSISARRARAITTIADTSDQTGAPALSDAHPVIGLIDLDHIDAAFAQLSSAFASDHEVLHAVACKAVPLRPLLRLYAEAGAGCEVASPGELELALAAGFTPDRIVFDSPAKTWTELRRAVELGVSMNIDNLEELARLDTLLEERHTTAAAPGTAAPALASEATPAPASAGTTTLTPAVGSAYPAPTSARIGIRINPQSGTGTIGALSTATQTSKFGIGLTDEGSRAAVIEAYLSRPWLTQVHVHSGSQGIGLEQAAEGVAVAVELAAEINTRAGRRQVTCIDIGGGLPVNFDGEEVTPTFADYRSALETRIPELFDFDIVTEFGRALLAKAGTILTRVEYAKTTGGRRIAMTHAGVQVATRTAYAPADWPLRILPFDPQGRPKIAEAVPTDVAGPACFAGDLLARDRMLPGLDAGDLVAVPDTGAYYFSNPFSYNLLPRVPVYGYRITAAGGGADPNRPAPTGTDQTGPSPSPAADERRAGGRLGEGAPQFFLIRAGQTIDDVLAEAGEPELTASPAGGPSRAAGEDGECHADKQGAFVRS, translated from the coding sequence ATGATGCACACCAGACACGACGCTTCCTCAATCTCCGCCCGGCGGGCGCGCGCGATCACCACCATCGCCGACACGTCGGACCAAACCGGCGCTCCCGCCCTCAGTGACGCACACCCCGTCATCGGTCTCATCGACCTCGACCACATCGACGCAGCTTTTGCGCAGCTGAGCTCGGCCTTCGCCTCCGACCACGAGGTCCTCCATGCCGTGGCCTGCAAGGCCGTGCCGCTCCGCCCGCTGCTGCGCCTCTACGCCGAGGCGGGGGCCGGCTGCGAGGTCGCCAGTCCCGGCGAGCTCGAACTCGCTCTCGCCGCCGGGTTCACCCCCGACCGGATCGTCTTCGATTCACCCGCGAAGACCTGGACCGAACTGCGTCGAGCCGTCGAACTCGGAGTGTCGATGAACATCGACAACCTCGAGGAACTCGCTCGACTCGACACGCTCCTCGAGGAGCGACACACGACAGCCGCCGCGCCGGGGACGGCAGCCCCCGCCCTTGCCTCGGAGGCGACCCCCGCCCCCGCTTCGGCGGGGACGACGACGTTGACACCGGCCGTGGGTTCCGCGTATCCCGCCCCCACCTCGGCGAGGATCGGCATCCGTATCAACCCGCAGTCGGGCACGGGCACGATCGGCGCGCTGAGCACCGCCACCCAGACGTCGAAGTTCGGCATCGGCCTCACCGACGAAGGATCCCGTGCCGCCGTCATCGAGGCCTATCTCTCCCGGCCGTGGCTGACCCAGGTCCATGTCCATTCGGGGTCGCAGGGCATCGGCCTCGAACAGGCAGCCGAAGGTGTCGCCGTGGCCGTCGAACTCGCGGCAGAGATCAACACCAGAGCAGGCCGACGGCAGGTCACCTGCATCGACATCGGCGGGGGACTGCCCGTGAACTTCGACGGCGAGGAGGTCACCCCGACCTTCGCCGACTACCGCAGCGCTCTCGAGACCCGGATCCCCGAGCTCTTCGACTTCGACATCGTCACCGAATTCGGCCGTGCCCTGCTCGCGAAGGCCGGCACGATCCTCACCCGCGTCGAATACGCGAAGACCACCGGCGGCCGACGCATCGCGATGACCCACGCGGGCGTCCAGGTCGCCACCCGCACCGCCTACGCTCCCGCGGACTGGCCCCTGCGCATCCTGCCCTTCGACCCGCAGGGCCGCCCCAAGATCGCCGAGGCGGTCCCCACCGACGTCGCCGGCCCCGCCTGCTTCGCCGGAGATCTGCTCGCCCGCGATCGGATGCTGCCCGGCCTCGACGCCGGCGACCTCGTCGCCGTGCCCGACACCGGCGCGTACTACTTCTCGAACCCCTTCTCCTACAATCTCCTCCCGCGCGTGCCCGTCTACGGCTACCGCATCACCGCCGCCGGTGGTGGAGCCGACCCGAACCGGCCGGCCCCGACCGGCACTGACCAGACCGGACCCAGCCCATCCCCGGCCGCGGATGAGCGTCGTGCCGGGGGCCGCCTCGGCGAAGGGGCGCCGCAGTTCTTCCTCATCCGGGCCGGGCAGACGATCGACGATGTCCTCGCCGAGGCGGGGGAGCCGGAGCTCACGGCATCGCCCGCGGGCGGGCCCTCCCGCGCTGCAGGGGAGGACGGTGAGTGCCACGCAGACAAACAGGGCGCATTTGTCCGAAGTTGA